GGAAGCAAGCACATCCTTGGGTGTATTGTGATGTAAAGTTGCCATTAGCTGCGGTTCGATCGCACCGTTGTCTGTAATTGACAGTTCTAGCAATCGCTCATCTAAGCGGCGACACCAGATGTCAATTCTGCTCCTGTAAGAACGGAGACAGGCTGCAACCAATAGTTCATGGAGAACTAATTCAATTTTTACAATGTCACCAGCGATCGCCATTGCAGATTGAGTGCTTGAGCTAGGAACCCCTCTGATTAATGCAGAGTTTTTTGGCGACTCTTCATCATCAATTGGTTGTCCCAATCCATGTACACCAATCCAGAGCTTTTGCTGTTTGAGTAAATTTTCTACTCGTTCGAGCGATCGCTTCAGCAAACTCGCTATGGGCATAGTTTCCCAGCTAATATGTAGCTGCCACTGCTCAAGTTTTAGTAGACCATTCATAGAAGTGGTTGTCTGGTCTAATTGTCGCAGCAATAGCTGGTAGCGCATCTGAGTAAGCTCGTTAGTAGGAATTCCTAGACTATGTATTTGACTAAGCGACAGCGCCGCTGTTCTTTGCATTTCCTCTAAACGACGATTTTTATACCAATTGAGTTGTCGTAATTCCTCTGTTGTGGACTCTAGAAGTTGGTTAATTTGCTTTTGACGACGCCACCAAGCTAATTGCGAAATTAGAGTTGCTGTAGCATTGAGGCTTTGTTCTGACCAACGATGCTTATGATGGTCTGCTAACAAAACTACACCAGTTGGTTGATAATCAGCCGTGGTATGTAATGCCATCACGAAAATTTGACCAATGCCAGGGCCATTCAGCCATTTCCGGGTTTCGAAGGGTAAATCATCCACTTTCAGAGTCAGGTAGCCCTCTTGAGCAAGCGCCCACTGTATTAGGGCCTCAGCTTTGACGTGAATAGATGTATCTGTAACAATTCCAAACTGGCTATTAGCAGTCACCCCTGGTATAACTTCCACCCAACTTTCACCCGGCGACCAAGATAGCAGTACTGCTAGCGGACAGTTCATAATAGCTGCTATTTGTTCAAGTGCTGTGCGTTCTAAATATTTTTCTCCTGCTTGATTGCCGTGCTGAGCTTGCGTCAAGCTGTGTAAGCATTGCTCAAATGTCTGGAAAATTTTTTGCTGCTGTTGGCTATGAATGTGTAACTGCGACTGATGCAACATTACGCCAATTTGTTGACCGACAGTTGATAGCAATTCCCTTTCTAAAGTTGTCCAACAGCGATGGGTTTCGTGAGTGACGACTAAAAGTGTTGTTGGTGTAGAACCTGGAGCGCATTTACAAATCAGTAGCGATCGCACACCATTTTCTAGTAAAGGAGAACGCCAGTTAAAAAAGCGCAAATCTTCATCTAAGTTCTCAATCTCTATTGCCTGAGTTGAACGCTCTAAAAGCTGCCCATCCAATTCTTTCAGACCAGCAAGAGCAAATATCAATGCTCGGCGGTTATGAGGTTGGCTTTGGTAAGTAATTTGATAATTCTTTTGCTCATGGTCATATTCCAACAGTAAAAAGCGACTACCACCTAGTCGAGCCAAAACTTTTTTAGCGCAGATATGTAAAGTATCGTGAAGGTCATACTCGCTATATACATTTTGAGCAACTACGCTAGTTAATTGGGCATCCTCTTGAATCTGTTTGATCGTATTTTCCATGCCTTCGGTAGGAGCA
This region of Nostoc sp. UHCC 0302 genomic DNA includes:
- a CDS encoding GAF domain-containing protein, whose amino-acid sequence is MGQPQKPIAAEQQILSLGRVLQSLREEDNVDVLIETTISYLQEQFDYKLIWIALYDRLNHVLLGKGGITPARDTNLHKRVILNSGDLLEQVVIEQRPLGVADLRVEIRAAEWQKVAEKCHIQGTIFLPIRYKDRCLGLLLMGSERWGYLVPGEAKARLMMVLGELGAMLYQHEMALQQKQNKRIDEPLLGLLENLRTLNNLDQRLEAVVQETHKFVSPNRTNIYWFEREGRYFWCRMSSQLVKINRDSSNLQAAAGMTVQELSDFYYALSVNQIVSIGDARSSLKSHFTAKLLERLRVRSLLAAPIMWQKDLLGFLTIESNEPRIWTETDKNFVQGAAGLISLVAPTEGMENTIKQIQEDAQLTSVVAQNVYSEYDLHDTLHICAKKVLARLGGSRFLLLEYDHEQKNYQITYQSQPHNRRALIFALAGLKELDGQLLERSTQAIEIENLDEDLRFFNWRSPLLENGVRSLLICKCAPGSTPTTLLVVTHETHRCWTTLERELLSTVGQQIGVMLHQSQLHIHSQQQQKIFQTFEQCLHSLTQAQHGNQAGEKYLERTALEQIAAIMNCPLAVLLSWSPGESWVEVIPGVTANSQFGIVTDTSIHVKAEALIQWALAQEGYLTLKVDDLPFETRKWLNGPGIGQIFVMALHTTADYQPTGVVLLADHHKHRWSEQSLNATATLISQLAWWRRQKQINQLLESTTEELRQLNWYKNRRLEEMQRTAALSLSQIHSLGIPTNELTQMRYQLLLRQLDQTTTSMNGLLKLEQWQLHISWETMPIASLLKRSLERVENLLKQQKLWIGVHGLGQPIDDEESPKNSALIRGVPSSSTQSAMAIAGDIVKIELVLHELLVAACLRSYRSRIDIWCRRLDERLLELSITDNGAIEPQLMATLHHNTPKDVLASSSFSQPPGLHLVICQNLMQQLGGELHFYELPDNRVVSRLLLPLASSNP